The nucleotide window CGACGTGGCCATGTTCGGACGCATGCTCGCCGAACACCCGAACTACAACGCCGAGGCCGCCTGTCAGGTTGCGCACGCCATCTCCACCAACCGGGTCAACGTCGAAATGGACTTTTTCACCGCCGTGGACGATCTACAACCCGATGAAGAAACCGGCGCGGGGATGATGGGAACCATCGAGTTCAACAGTTCGTGCTTCTACCGCTACGCCGTCATCCACTTGAACCAATTGCTGGCCAACATGGACCAGGATTCCGACCTCGCCAAAACATCCATCGAGGCCTTCATCCGCGCCGCCGTCGCCGCGATTCCGACCGGCAAACAAAACGGTTTCGCCGCTCAGAATCCGCCAAGCTTCGTGATGGCTACCGTACGCCGTACGGGTAGCCCGTGGTCGTTGGCCAACGCCTTCATCACGCCGGTCTATGTGGGCCGACAAGGCAATCTCGTGGAAAAATCAATTGAAGTGCTGGCCCGGCACTGGGATGAACTGGCCAAAATGTACGGCGCCGATGGGCTGGCCGCCGCGCCGGTGTGCGTCCTGGGCGAAGCCCAACTCCACGGATTGGCCGACGGCCGCGTCGACTCCATCGACCAACTCATCGCCAAGGTCATGGAGACACTCCAATGAGTACGCTGCTGCTGCGACTGGCCGGCCCCATGCAGTCGTGGGGCACGCGCAGTCGCTTTTCCACCCGCGACACCGAGCGCGAACCGTCCAAAAGCGGTGTCATCGGCTTGTTGTGCGCGGCCCTGGGAAGACCGCGTCACGAAGCGATCGACGACCTGGCCACGCTGCGCATGGGCGTGCGCGTCGATCACGAAGGAACCGTATGCGCCGACTTTCACACCGCCGGCGGCGGGCGTTGGAAAGGAAAACCCTACGGAGTGGCCAAAGCAAGCGGTGCCGTGCCGACCGAAGCGAACTACGCAAAGATGACCGTCCTCTCCACGCGCTATTACCTGGCCGACGCCGACTTCGTTGTCGGTTTGGAAGGCGATGAGGCGTTGCTGGCAAGCCTCGAGGGCGCACTGAAAAATCCCGTGTGGCCTTTGTACCTGGGACGCAAATCGCACGTGCCCGCCGCACCGATCCGGCCGCTGATGGTCGATCAACCTCTTGAACAGGCGCTGCGACAAGCTCCCTTCAAGCCCCGCAAGAAGAAAAACTCGTCGCATGACTTACGCCTCGTACTCGAATGCGACCCCGGCGAAGGCGAAGTGCGCCTCGACCAGCCCCTGCACTTCGCCGAGCGATCCTTCGCCCAACGACACGTGCGGCATATCTTCATGCCCGCGCCACAGCAGGAGGAGTGACCATGTACCTCTCGCGATTGCAGCTTAACCCGAAGTCGCGCCTTGCGCGGCATGACTTCGCCTCGGGATACCAAATGCACCGCACGCTTTCCCGCGCCTTTCCCGACGCGGATCAGGGCGGCTGCGGCAAGGTTCTCTTTCGCGCCGAAATGCAAGCCGGTGCCGGGGAAATCATCGTCCTGGTCCAGTCGGAAAAGAAACCCGACTGGCGGGCCGTGGCCGGTCGGCATCTGCAATACTTGTCCCAACCGCCGGAAAGTAAGCCGTTTGATCCGGCCTTTTTCAGCGGTCAACGACTGCGCTTCCGCCTGCGCGCCAACCCCACCCGCAAAGTGAACGGCAAACGCCTCGGACACCTGACGGCCGAGCACCAACAGTCTTGGTTCGAACGCAAAGGCGAGCACTGCGGCTTCGCCGTGCAGGGCGTCATGATCCGTTCCAACGGCCTGCAAAAAGATGAGGGAAAGTCGGGTCCAAATGAGATGACCTTCGTCGACGTCACTTTCGACGGCGTATTGGAAGTGACCGATCCCGAACGTTTCGGCCGCGCCGTGCGGGAGGGCATCGGCTCGGGCAAAGGTGTCGGCTTCGGTTTGCTCAGCGTGGCCCCGGCCGGCGGCTGACCCATGCGCGACCTACATGAGTTGCCGAAGCTGCGCGACGGCCTGAGCTACCTCTACGTCGAACACGCACGCATCGAGCAGGAGGCCAAGGCCATCGCCTTATTCGACCAGGAAGGCATCACGTCTGTGCCGGCCGCGTCCTTGGCCGTACTGATGCTGGGCCCCGGAACGTCCATCAGTCACGCTGCCGTGCGTGCCTTGGCGGAAAACGGCTGCTCGATCCTTTGGTGCGGTGAAGCCGGCGTGCGCTGCTACGCGCAAGGAACCGGCGAGACCCGAAAAGCCAAACACATCTTGCGCCAGGCCCGGTGGCATGCCGACCCCGCCCGCCACCGCCAGGTCGTTGTCAAAATGTATCGCATGCGGTTTCGTGAACGACTTCCGCCGAACCTCTCCCTCGAGCAAATTCGAGGCATGGAAGGCGTGCGCGTGCGCGAAGCCTACCGGCAGGCCGCCGAACGTTACGGCGTCGTGTGGCACGGGCGATCCTACAACCGCCAGGATTGGCGCTCGGGCGATACAATCAACCGCGCGCTATCGGC belongs to Candidatus Lernaella stagnicola and includes:
- the cas7e gene encoding type I-E CRISPR-associated protein Cas7/Cse4/CasC — translated: MQPNTFVELHILQNFAPANLNRDDTNTPKTCDFGGHRRARISSQCIKRSIRTHPLFEQILEGNVGIRTKLLVRELKNNLLEKDFAESDLDAILPLFVGGAISGMDGDKTKVLFYLGRDEIGRLAGLVADNWGRLQEFIAGQADTADAKAKKKAAAEAKAFFSEITKDYQPGTKVADVAMFGRMLAEHPNYNAEAACQVAHAISTNRVNVEMDFFTAVDDLQPDEETGAGMMGTIEFNSSCFYRYAVIHLNQLLANMDQDSDLAKTSIEAFIRAAVAAIPTGKQNGFAAQNPPSFVMATVRRTGSPWSLANAFITPVYVGRQGNLVEKSIEVLARHWDELAKMYGADGLAAAPVCVLGEAQLHGLADGRVDSIDQLIAKVMETLQ
- the cas5e gene encoding type I-E CRISPR-associated protein Cas5/CasD, whose amino-acid sequence is MSTLLLRLAGPMQSWGTRSRFSTRDTEREPSKSGVIGLLCAALGRPRHEAIDDLATLRMGVRVDHEGTVCADFHTAGGGRWKGKPYGVAKASGAVPTEANYAKMTVLSTRYYLADADFVVGLEGDEALLASLEGALKNPVWPLYLGRKSHVPAAPIRPLMVDQPLEQALRQAPFKPRKKKNSSHDLRLVLECDPGEGEVRLDQPLHFAERSFAQRHVRHIFMPAPQQEE
- the cas6e gene encoding type I-E CRISPR-associated protein Cas6/Cse3/CasE, with the translated sequence MYLSRLQLNPKSRLARHDFASGYQMHRTLSRAFPDADQGGCGKVLFRAEMQAGAGEIIVLVQSEKKPDWRAVAGRHLQYLSQPPESKPFDPAFFSGQRLRFRLRANPTRKVNGKRLGHLTAEHQQSWFERKGEHCGFAVQGVMIRSNGLQKDEGKSGPNEMTFVDVTFDGVLEVTDPERFGRAVREGIGSGKGVGFGLLSVAPAGG
- the cas1e gene encoding type I-E CRISPR-associated endonuclease Cas1e; this translates as MRDLHELPKLRDGLSYLYVEHARIEQEAKAIALFDQEGITSVPAASLAVLMLGPGTSISHAAVRALAENGCSILWCGEAGVRCYAQGTGETRKAKHILRQARWHADPARHRQVVVKMYRMRFRERLPPNLSLEQIRGMEGVRVREAYRQAAERYGVVWHGRSYNRQDWRSGDTINRALSAANSCLYGICHAAIVSAGYSTALGFVHTGKQLSFVYDVADLYKTEVSVPVAFRITAEGPTKLEQEVRHACRDIFYEVRLLARIMDDLASLFVTDIEESTDDDGQTADVDADGAAPGELWDPDNDHVAGGQNYGGDDSGKCADESARRTDKVADRTKGGSLRGEGERDGS